In Anser cygnoides isolate HZ-2024a breed goose chromosome Z, Taihu_goose_T2T_genome, whole genome shotgun sequence, a genomic segment contains:
- the WDR36 gene encoding WD repeat-containing protein 36 — protein MAAGGGGGGVGGGGLFAGFRALGRYSGHVPHVLRYHGRHREFYVATAVGRSVHTYNVKKLGIVAVSNALLQDITCLAADRMLIFASYSDVFHAVARNKEVVHTYEGHKARIHLLQPFGDHVISVDVANVLIVWDIQSEEEYLQVVFDKATFAVSAILHPSTYLNKILLGSEQGGLQLWNIRSNKLLYSFPGWGLGVTTLEQAPAVDVVAVGLVSGHIIVHNIKFDETLMKFQQDWGPITAISFRTDGHPVMAAGSPVGHIALWDLEEKKLISQMRNAHSTAIAGMSFVPGEPLLITNGADNAIRVWIFDGPGGTGRVLRSRMGHSAPPTKIRYHGQNGEQILSAGQDGTLQSFSTVHERFNKSLGRGSINKKKSKKKGLQHDTMALPPITAFASEVAHQSDWDGIVACHQGYITCTTWNYQKTSMGIHKLRPEEFSKNKPVDIYATAVDITSCGNFAVIGMSTGRVDVYNMQSGLHRGCYGKERAHEGSVRGLAVDGLNQLTITAGSEGLIKFWKFKTKDLVHSTDLSSSPSGILLHRDSGILGIAFDDFSISVFDIETRKIVRKFSGHHGRINDMTFSPDGRWLITSSMDCTIKTWDLPSGCLIDCFLLDSAAVSLTMSPTGDFLASAHVDDLGIYLWSNRSLYSLVSLRPLPADYEPSMVTLPGTCPLQDVDVAEGEETCDEMVEYDSPEQLGEQLVTLSSLPESRWKNLLNLDIIKKKNKPREPPKVATSAPFFIPTVPGLIPRYAAPEQENDAQSKVVNIGVLAQKSDFYIHLEEALSTNKYAAPLNMLKDLGPSNIEIELRSLAPEGGGSVEVMLSFLRMIGMMLNKKYNFELAQAYLALFLKLHLKIVSSEPSLLQEVSRLSTQLEETWIHLRTLFNQSLCVLTYMKSALL, from the exons GTGAAGAAGCTCGGTATCGTTGCTGTCA GCAATGCTTTGCTTCAAGACATTACTTGTTTGGCAGCGGACCGAATGTTGATATTTGCTTCATACAGTGATGTTTTCCATGCTGTTGCCAGGAACAAAGAG GTAGTTCATACCTATGAAGGTCACAAGGCAAGAATACACCTTCTGCAGCCTTTTGGTGATCATGTCATCTCTGTGGATGTTGCTAATGTTCTTATTGTTTGGGACATACAGTCAGAAG agGAGTATCTTCAAGTGGTTTTTGATAAAGCTACTTTTGCGGTTTCTGCAATTTTGCATCCAAGCACCTATTTGAATAAAATTCTCCTTGGGAGTGAGCAAGGGGGCTTGCAGCTGTGGAATATAAGATCCAA caaaCTCTTGTATTCATTTCCAGGATGGGGCTTAGGGGTCACAACTCTTGAACAA GCCCCAGCTGTGGATGTTGTTGCAGTTGGTCTTGTATCTGGTCATATCATTGTACATAATATTAAGTTTGATGAAACTCTTATGAAATTTCAGCAAGACTGGGGCCCCATCACAGCAATATCTTTTCGTACAG ATGGACACCCAGTAATGGCAGCTGGTAGCCCTGTTGGACACATTGCTTTGTGGGATCTAGAAGAGAAGAAACTTATTAGTCAAATGCGAAATGCCCATTCCACAGCGATAGCTGGTATGTCATTTGTCCCTGGAGAGCCACTTCTTATTACTAATGGTGCTGATAATGCTATAAGG GTGTGGATTTTTGATGGACCTGGTGGCACAGGTCGTGTATTGAGAAGTCGAATGGGACATAGTGCACCGCCAACAAAAATCAGATACCATGGACAAAACGGAGAGCAAATTCTCAGTGCAG GTCAAGATGGAACGTTGCAGTCTTTTTCAACAGTGCATGAAAGATTCAATAAAAGTTTAGGACGTG gttcaattaacaaaaagaaatcaaaaaagaaGGGTCTTCAGCATGATACAATGGCACTTCCACCAATTACAGCCTTTGCTTCAG AAGTGGCACATCAAAGTGACTGGGATGGTATTGTTGCCTGTCATCAAGGGTATATAACCTGTACAACCTGGAACTATCAGAAAACTTCTATGGGAATTCATAAACTGAGGCCAGAAGAATTTAGCAAAAACAAGCCTGTTGATATATATGCAACA gCTGTTGACATTACCAGCTGTGGGAACTTCGCTGTAATTGGGATGTCAACAGGACGGGTAGATGTATATAACATGCAGTCTGGCCTTCACAGAGGGTGCTATGGCAAAGAAAGAG CACATGAGGGGTCCGTAAGGGGGTTAGCAGTGGATGGATTAAACCAGCTGACAATCACAGCTGGTAGTGAAGGGTTAATTAAATTTTGGAAATTCAAAACTAAAGATCTAGTTCACTCCACTGATCTTTCATCTTCTCCAAGTGGAATTCTGCTTCACAGAGACAG TGGTATTCTGGGAATTGCCTTTGATGACTTCAGTATTAGTGTTTTCGATATAGAAACCAGGAAGATTGTCAGGAAGTTCTCAGGACACCATGGACGGATTAATGACATG acttTCAGTCCTGATGGTCGCTGGCTAATAACTTCGTCAATGGACTGTACCATTAAGACTTGGGACCTTCCATCCGGATG CCTCATAGATTGCTTTCTGCTAGACTCTGCAGCAGTGAGTCTTACTATGTCTCCTACAGGAGATTTTCTAGCTTCAGCACATGTGGATGATCTTGGAATTTATTTGTG GTCAAACCGTTCTCTGTATTCACTTGTTTCTTTACGGCCCCTTCCAGCAGACTATGAACCTTCTATGGTGACACTCCCTGGCACTTGCCCTCTGCAAG ATGTGGATGTGGCAGAAGGTGAAGAAACATGTGATGAAATGGTAGAATATGACTCGCCTGAGCAATTGGGAGAACAGCTGGTGACCCTTTCCTCATTACCTGAATCAAGATGGAAAAACCTCCTCAATCTTGATATTATCAAG aaaaaaaacaaaccaagagaGCCACCAAAAGTTGCCACGTCAGCCCCTTTCTTCATCCCAACAGTTCCTGGTCTTATACCCCGATATGCTGCTCCAGAGCAAGAAAATGATGCACAG TCAAAGGTGGTAAACATTGGAGTGCTGGCACAGAAGTCTGATTTCTACATTCATCTTGAAGAAGCCCTGAGCACTAACAAAT ATGCAGCTCCACTTAACATGCTGAAAGACTTGGGACCATCTAATATTGAGATAGAACTAAGGAGTTTGGCCCCGGAAGGTGGTGGCTCTGTGGAGGTGATGCTAAGCTTTTTGAGAATGATTGGGATGATGCTGAACAAGAAGTATAACTTTGAACTTGCTCAAGCATACCTTGCgctatttttaaag ttacaTCTTAAGATTGTCTCATCAGAGCCAAGCCTACTGCAAGAAGTATCCAGATTGTCAACTCAACTTGAAGAAACCTGGATTCATTTGCGAACTCTGTTCAATCAGAGTTTGTGTGTCTTAACATACATGAAAAGTGCTTTACTGTAA